Part of the Terrisporobacter glycolicus ATCC 14880 = DSM 1288 genome is shown below.
ATAATCCTAATATGGATGTAACAGGAAAAGGCGTACTTATTTGTATAGCAGATTCTGGTATAGACTATTTACATGAGGATTTTATCTATGAAGATGGAACTAGTAAAATAGCTTATTTATGGGATCAGACAAAAGAAGGTAACCATCCTAAGGGATTTTATATAGGAACAGAATATACAAAAGAAGATATTAATAAAGCTATAGCTGCAAATGATGATACTTTAACAGAAGATGAAACAGGTAGTGGAACATTGATTAGCGGAATATGTGCAGGTCTTGGCAGAGTAAAAAAAGAATATGAAGGTGTGGCACCACAGGCAGAGCTAGTAATAGTAAAATTAAAAATAGAAGAAGGTTATACTAATAATGCTTATTTTTATATAGCAAGACAATATGCAATATCTAAATCAAAAGAGCTTAAAAAACCTATAATAATGACTGATTCTGTAGGTAATATTTTACAGGCTGGATATATAAGTGGATTTGCAGAAACTGAGCTAAATTTATTAAAAGGATACTGTGAAGTAGGAGCAGTTGGAAATGAAGCTAATACTCAAACTCATACTACTGGAAGTATTAATAACGCGGGAGAAAGTAAGGATGTGGAATTTGAAGTAACAAAGACTGAACCTTTTTTGCAAGTTTATATATGGGTAGATAGACCAGATGAAATAAATGTAAAAATTATATCTCCAACTGGAGAAGAAAGTAAGGATATTTCTGTAGGGTATTATATATCAGTAGATGGAGAGTTTAATTTTGAAAATACTAAATATATAATAAGTTATGTATATCCAACTATTTTCTCTGGTCAACAATTAGTTCAAATTATTTTTTATAATATAACAAGAGGTACATGGAAAATAAGATTGACAGGGGCATTTATAATAAGTGGCAAATATAATATTTATATGGAAAATAAGGTTTTTTTAAATGAGGGGACAAATTTTTCTAATCCAGATCCATTTTATACAGTTAATTTTCCAGCTATACAGGACTATCTTGTATCAGTAGGAGCTTACGACTTACAAAATAATAATATATGGCCACCATCATCTAGGGGTCCCAATATACTAAATGAATTGAACCCTAATATTATAGCTCCTGGAGTAAATATTATTGGACCATATCCAAATAATACTTATGGTAGATTGACAGGAACAGCAGCGTCAGCAGCATATGTAAGTGGTGCATGTTCCTTATTTTATCAATATACAATAGTAGATAATAAATATCCGAAACAAGGATTTATACCTAATGTTAAAGCATTTTTACAATTAGGAGCAAGAAGAAATGAAGGTACAGTATATCCAAATGATATAGCAGGGTATGGAGTACTAAATGTTAGAGGTACATTTGAACAATTTAGATAGGAGGTGAATGGAAAATTAGAATAAAGGAAAATTCATATATTATATTATATAAATTACCAATAGAAGAAGTTAAAAATAGTTTACAGGATAATGGTATATATAATTTTATACCTTTAAATAATCAATCTGGAGTTATTTACACACCTGAAGATTATGATGCGAAAAAACTTGATAATATAGATGTGATAGATTGGTGGGAAGAATCTGTACCCATGAGTACACTTATTGATATTACAGATAATTTGAAAGAAGGAATAGATATTTTAACTGCTTCTGGTATAAGTACTTTTAATATTCCGTATGTAAATTTAACAGGAGAGGGTATTTTAGTTGCCATAATAGATTCTGGAATAGACTACTTACACCCAGACTTTATAAAAGAAGATGGAACCAGTAAAATAGTATCCATATGGAATCAAGAAAGTGATAAGTCAAAACCACCGAGTGTTATGACTTTTGGCTCAGAATACTCAAATGAAGAAATAAACCAGGCAATAAAAAATAGCAATGGAGATTTATGTACAGATGAAATTGGTACGGGGACTATTGCGGCAGGAATTGTTGCTTCTGGAGGAAAAATAAAAGAATCTTATAAAGGAATTGCTCCAAATGCGGAGTTAATAGTAGTTAAATTAAGGGAATATAAAGACACCTATAGTAAAGAAAGAATAAATTATGAGAGTTCAGATTTTTTTGCAGCCATTTCTTATGTAATTTCTGTATCGAAAAAATTAAATAAGCCTTTAATAATTAACTTTTCCATTGGTGCGACATCAACATCATTATATAATTTATCAATTCTTAATACTTTTACAGAGTTATCTCAATCAGGAATAGTAATTGTAAGTGGTGCAGGAAATGAAGGAAATACAGATATACATTATTCTGGAAAATTTAGTAAAGGTACATCATTTAATAAAAACGATTATCAAGATGTGATATTACAAGAAGGAGATGGTACAAATATTGATATTACTATAAATTTTCTTGGACCAGATAAAATTAAAGTAGCTATAATATCACCATCTGGTGAAATTAGTCAGTTATCTGAATATGTTCCTGATAATTATAAAATTAATGGTAGTTTCAATTTAGAAAATACAGATTATTCTATAGAATATATTTTACCTTGGTTGCTATCAGGTGGTACTGTTATAAAAATTAAATTAAGAGATATTAAACCAGGTATTTGGACTATTAGAATTATTCCAGAGTATATTATAAATGGTAATTATAATTTATATATACCAAATAGAAATATCATATCTCCAACAACAAGATTTTTAGATGGGGATTCGTCTTATACTATTACTAGATTTGGTCTTTTGAAATATGCAATAACGGTAGGAGTTTATAATGAAAAAACAAATTCTATGTGGCTTGGGTCATCTAAAGGACCTCACGGTGAAAGACAAATAAAACCTGATATTGTAGCTTCTGGTGTAGATGTTATTTCTACTTTTCTTAATAACACCTATAACACAGGAACAGGGAGTGGAATAAGTTCTTCTATAGTTTGTGGAATTTTAGCATTAATAATGGAGTATATTTTAAAACAAACTCATTTACCAAGATATTCTCTTTACAATGAGCCGCTAAAAACATATTTAATGATTGGGGCGACCCAAAATAGTCTGTATATTTACCCAAACATATCGCAAGGTTATGGTCTATTAAATTATCAAAATACATTAATAAAAATTGCTAAAAATATTGATTAAATTTGTTATAAAAATAAAATTAAATATGAATTATTATAGAAATTTAGTGAAAAATAATAAAAAGGTGATAAAGGAGGACAAATAATAATTATTATTTATAAGGAGGCATAACTTGAATACAAAAAAAGACAATGTAAATCATGGAGTTAGCAGACAACTTAGTGGAAAAGACAATGACAGATTATACTCAACTACTCCAGTGAATAATGCTTATACAGCAGCGATACTAGATAAAAATGAGGAGTATCCAGATAGTAAGGTTTCCATCCCTTCTTTAGAAAGTGTAATAGAAGCAAAAGATTGGGTAGATAATGGAAGTAGAACTTAAAATACTAAATTAAAATAGGGAGTTCAGCTCCCTATTTTAATTTACTAAAATTAAGCATTAGTGTAAATGTAACTTTATATATAAAATATAATAAATAATATTTAAAAAATACATATTGACATTACCTATTAATTGATATATTATTTAAATTACTAAAATTAATAAACTAAAATAAATGCTATGAAGGGAAGAGTAGTTATATTTTGAAGTTGAAGCGAGCTGGTTATGGTGGGAGTCCAGTACAGATTATATAGTGAAAAACATCCTCGAGCTACTAAGAGAAATCTTTTAAGAGAGTAGATTTAGTCGGAACCAAACCGTTATCATATTGGTGATGTATAATAGTACATTAATAGAGTTGAACTTGATTAAAGTTAAATTAGGTGGTACCGCGGAAGTATAGTCTTTCGTCCTAAGTATTTAGGATGAAAGGCTTTTTTTATTTTAATTATTGTATTTAATTAAAACTGTATAAATCGGTAAAATTAAGGCAATAAAAATAAAAAATTAGCTTTTTAAACAATATTTTCTTATTTCAATTAATGTATAATATTAATAAAGAATATTTTTAAATAAAATAGATAAAATACTTAAGTAGGAGGTAAAATTATGCAAAAAAATTTTATAGAAATAAAAGATCTTTACAGAGATAAAGAACAATATATAGAAAAAGATGTAAAAATAGCTGGATGGATAAGAACATCTAGAATATCAAAAAACTTTGGATTTATAGAACTAAATGATGGTTCTTTCTTCAAAAATATGCAAGTTGTTTTAGATGATAAATTAGAAAACTTTAAAGAAATAGGAAAGTTACCAATAAGTTCTTCTGTATTAGTTGAAGGTAAATTAGTAGCTACAGAAGGAGCTAAACAACCTGTTGAAATACATGCAACGAAAATAGTACTAGAAGGGGAATCAGATAATTCATATCCTCTACAAAAGAAAAGACATACGGTAGAATACCTAAGAACAATTGCTCACTTAAGACCAAGAAGTAATATGTTCTCAGCTGTATTTAGAGTAAGAAGTGTGGCAGCTTATGCTGTACATAAATTCTTCCAAGAAAGAAACTTTGTATATTCTCACTCTCCAATAATAACAGGTAGTGACTGTGAAGGTGCAGGAGAAATGTTTAGAATAACAACTCTAGACTTAGATAATGTTCCTAAAACTGAAGAAGGAAAAATAGATTACTCTGAAGATTTCTTTGGAAAAGAAGCTAACTTAACAGTTTCAGGACAATTAAACGCAGAAATAATGGCACTTGCATTTAGAAATGTTTATACATTTGGACCAACTTTCAGAGC
Proteins encoded:
- the cspC gene encoding bile acid germinant receptor pseudoprotease CspC, whose product is MILYKLPIEEVKNSLQDNGIYNFIPLNNQSGVIYTPEDYDAKKLDNIDVIDWWEESVPMSTLIDITDNLKEGIDILTASGISTFNIPYVNLTGEGILVAIIDSGIDYLHPDFIKEDGTSKIVSIWNQESDKSKPPSVMTFGSEYSNEEINQAIKNSNGDLCTDEIGTGTIAAGIVASGGKIKESYKGIAPNAELIVVKLREYKDTYSKERINYESSDFFAAISYVISVSKKLNKPLIINFSIGATSTSLYNLSILNTFTELSQSGIVIVSGAGNEGNTDIHYSGKFSKGTSFNKNDYQDVILQEGDGTNIDITINFLGPDKIKVAIISPSGEISQLSEYVPDNYKINGSFNLENTDYSIEYILPWLLSGGTVIKIKLRDIKPGIWTIRIIPEYIINGNYNLYIPNRNIISPTTRFLDGDSSYTITRFGLLKYAITVGVYNEKTNSMWLGSSKGPHGERQIKPDIVASGVDVISTFLNNTYNTGTGSGISSSIVCGILALIMEYILKQTHLPRYSLYNEPLKTYLMIGATQNSLYIYPNISQGYGLLNYQNTLIKIAKNID
- a CDS encoding CDIF630_02480 family spore surface protein — encoded protein: MNTKKDNVNHGVSRQLSGKDNDRLYSTTPVNNAYTAAILDKNEEYPDSKVSIPSLESVIEAKDWVDNGSRT
- the asnS gene encoding asparagine--tRNA ligase, coding for MQKNFIEIKDLYRDKEQYIEKDVKIAGWIRTSRISKNFGFIELNDGSFFKNMQVVLDDKLENFKEIGKLPISSSVLVEGKLVATEGAKQPVEIHATKIVLEGESDNSYPLQKKRHTVEYLRTIAHLRPRSNMFSAVFRVRSVAAYAVHKFFQERNFVYSHSPIITGSDCEGAGEMFRITTLDLDNVPKTEEGKIDYSEDFFGKEANLTVSGQLNAEIMALAFRNVYTFGPTFRAENSYTGRHASEFWMIEPEIAFADLEDNMELAEDMVKYIINYVLEHCPEEMEFFNAFVDKGLLERLKNIVSSDFIRITYTKAVELLLECGEKFEYPVEWGIDLQTEHERYITEQIYKAPVFVTDYPKDIKAFYMRLNEDGKTVRAMDLLVPGVGEIIGGSQREERHDVLLERIDEFELNREDYWWYLELRKFGTATHSGFGLGFERMIMYLTGVSNIRDVIPFPRTPKNCEF